The following proteins are co-located in the Solanum pennellii chromosome 8, SPENNV200 genome:
- the LOC107027174 gene encoding pentatricopeptide repeat-containing protein At5g43790, producing MNTLSPKSAHPIFKIIEQCKNIATLKLVHAQMITTGLIFHTYPLSRILISSSTIDATISYALSIFNHVTNPTIFLFNTLISSSLSRKKDDQTHFALALYNRILTQTTLIPNSYTYPSLFKACSSQPWIQHGRALHTHVLKFLEPPYDHFVQASLLNFYSKCGELGVARFLFDQITGPDLASWNSILTAYAHNYSVYYESDLDSVYDSSSLSLEVLLLFSQMQKSLTCPNEVSLVALISACADLGALSQGIWAHSYVLRNDLKLNRFVGTALIAVYANCGRLDFARQVFDQLLERDTYCYNAMIRGLAVHGLGVEALELFKKMDLEGLVPDDVTMLVIMCACSNVGLVDQGCKFFESMKEDYGIEPKLEHYGTLVDLFGRAGRVKEAEEIVQTIPMKPNAVLWRSLLGAARVHGNLEVGESALKQLIQLEPETSGNYVLLSNMYASLNRWDDVKHLRKLMKDQGIEKAPGSSIVDIDGAMHEFLIGDKTHPELKWIYVKLDEMHRRLQEHGHKSGTREVLFDIEEEEKESALTYHSERLAIAYALIASDSGAPIRIIKNLRVCNDCHTATKLISRIYEREIIVRDRSRFHHFKNGTCSCLDYW from the coding sequence ATGAATACATTGAGCCCAAAATCTGCCCACCCAATTTTCAAAATCATAGAACAATGCAAAAACATAGCCACCCTCAAGCTAGTGCATGCTCAAATGATCACAACTGGGCTTATTTTCCATACTTACCCTCTAAGTCGCATTCTCATTTCATCCTCCACCATAGATGCCACCATTTCCTATGCTCTAAGCATTTTCAACCATGTAACCAATCCAACAATCTTCCTTTTCAACACCCTTATCTCATCATCACTTTCTAGGAAAAAAGATGATCAAACTCACTTTGCGTTAGCCCTTTACAATCGTATTCTGACGCAAACCACTCTCATACCCAACAGTTACACCTACCCTTCTCTTTTTAAGGCTTGTAGTTCTCAACCATGGATTCAACATGGCCGAGCCTTGCACACCCATGTCTTGAAATTCCTCGAACCACCTTATGATCATTTTGTTCAAGCCTCATTGCTTAATTTCTACTCCAAGTGCGGCGAATTGGGTGTTGCAAGATTCCTCTTTGATCAAATTACTGGACCTGATCTAGCTTCGTGGAACTCCATTCTCACAGCTTATGCACATAATTATTCTGTTTATTATGAATCCGATCTTGATAGTGTGTATGATAGTTCTAGTTTATCATTGGAGGTTTTGCTTCTGTTTAGTCAAATGCAGAAATCTTTGACTTGTCCTAATGAAGTTAGTTTGGTGGCGTTGATTAGTGCCTGTGCTGATTTAGGTGCACTTAGTCAAGGAATATGGGCTCATTCTTATGTGCTTAGGAATGATCTCAAGCTCAATCGGTTTGTTGGGACTGCACTAATCGCTGTGTATGCAAATTGCGGGCGTCTTGATTTTGCTCGTCAGGTATTCGATCAATTgcttgaaagagacacttattGTTATAATGCCATGATTAGAGGACTTGCAGTTCATGGCCTTGGTGTGGAAGCCCTTGAACTTTTCAAGAAAATGGATTTAGAAGGTTTAGTTCCTGATGATGTAACAATGCTAGTTATAATGTGTGCTTGCTCTAATGTCGGGTTGGTTGATCAAGGCTGCAAATTTTTTGAGTCAATGAAGGAGGATTACGGCATTGAGCCTAAGCTTGAGCACTATGGGACCTTAGTAGACCTATTTGGTCGAGCAGGCCGAGTAAAGGAGGCTGAAGAAATAGTTCAGACCATTCCTATGAAGCCAAATGCAGTTCTATGGAGGTCCTTACTTGGAGCTGCTAGAGTTCATGGTAACTTAGAGGTAGGCGAATCAGCTTTGAAACAATTGATACAGCTAGAGCCAGAGACCAGTGGGAACTATGTGTTACTATCGAATATGTACGCTAGCTTAAACAGGTGGGATGATGTGAAACATTTAAGGAAGTTGATGAAAGATCAGGGGATTGAAAAAGCTCCTGGTAGTAGCATTGTCGATATTGATGGTGCTATGCACGAGTTCCTTATTGGCGATAAGACTCATCCAGAACTCAAATGGATATACGTGAAGCTAGATGAAATGCACAGAAGGCTACAAGAACATGGTCACAAGTCAGGAACAAGAGAAGTTTTGTTCGACATTGAAGAGGAAGAGAAGGAAAGTGCCCTTACCTACCATAGTGAAAGGTTAGCCATTGCTTATGCTCTTATTGCTTCTGATTCTGGTGCCCCTATTAGAATTATAAAGAACTTAAGGGTTTGCAATGACTGTCACACAGCTACTAAGCTTATTTCAAGGATTTATGAGAGGGAAATTATAGTAAGAGATAGATCTAGGTTTCATCACTTTAAAAATGGAACTTGTTCTTGTTTGGATTATTGGTAA